A window from Vulcanimicrobium alpinum encodes these proteins:
- a CDS encoding ornithine cyclodeaminase family protein, with the protein MRYFDEERVRALLRWDELVAAMEDALVAFSGGRVQQPVRQVLTVEENARYLGVMPAIAPDAMGVKLVTFYPANAGTSVPTHMAMVLLFRPDTGEPVAVMDGRLITEMRTAAVSAAVTKRLASPGARVLAILGSGVQAVSHLEVLRTIRPFDEVRVWSRTPEHARRFAAEHGAVATDAESAVRGADVVVVATSAREPVLVGAWLKPGAHVNAVGACRPTWRELDDDAMANVLVVDSREAVLVEAGDVILSHASIYAEAGEIIAGTKAAPASETTIFKSVGIAIEDVASAALIAARAARAAPV; encoded by the coding sequence ATGCGGTATTTCGACGAGGAACGCGTGCGTGCGCTGCTGCGCTGGGACGAACTCGTCGCCGCGATGGAGGACGCGCTCGTCGCCTTCTCCGGGGGGCGCGTGCAGCAGCCGGTGCGGCAGGTGTTGACCGTCGAGGAGAACGCGCGCTACCTCGGGGTCATGCCCGCGATCGCGCCCGACGCAATGGGCGTCAAACTGGTGACGTTCTACCCGGCGAACGCCGGGACGAGCGTCCCGACCCACATGGCGATGGTGCTGCTGTTCCGTCCCGACACCGGGGAACCGGTAGCGGTGATGGACGGCCGGCTCATCACCGAGATGCGCACGGCCGCCGTCTCCGCGGCGGTGACGAAGCGGCTCGCGTCGCCCGGCGCCCGCGTCCTCGCGATTCTCGGGAGCGGCGTGCAGGCGGTCTCGCATCTCGAAGTCCTGAGGACGATCCGGCCGTTCGACGAGGTGCGGGTGTGGAGCCGCACGCCGGAGCACGCGCGCCGATTCGCAGCCGAGCACGGCGCGGTCGCGACCGACGCGGAGAGCGCCGTGCGCGGTGCGGACGTCGTCGTGGTCGCGACCAGCGCGCGCGAGCCGGTGCTCGTCGGCGCGTGGCTGAAGCCCGGCGCGCACGTGAATGCCGTCGGCGCATGCCGTCCGACTTGGCGCGAACTCGACGACGACGCGATGGCGAACGTGCTCGTCGTCGACTCACGCGAAGCCGTGCTCGTCGAAGCGGGAGACGTGATCCTCTCGCACGCGTCGATCTACGCAGAGGCCGGCGAGATCATCGCCGGCACCAAAGCGGCACCGGCTTCCGAGACGACGATCTTCAAATCGGTCGGGATCGCGATCGAAGACGTCGCGTCGGCCGCACTGATCGCGGCGCGCGCGGCGCGGGCCGCCCCCGTCTGA